A window from Topomyia yanbarensis strain Yona2022 unplaced genomic scaffold, ASM3024719v1 HiC_scaffold_4, whole genome shotgun sequence encodes these proteins:
- the LOC131695492 gene encoding splicing factor 3A subunit 3-like — protein sequence METIFEIQRRLHEECDRLVMSMSEELQTPKKTTKEKVLADHRIKIYLERYQSCSRSLLELYQDKDGERKQEITNMSVNEFKEFYSQFNSLVEFHQNHGNNVAVPASIEFAKLREQLNDPGYLAEMVKFSDVENYGQYLDLHECYDNYINLKGIDKLDYITYLSEFNRFSEVPKKQKNLKYKKYLELLHDYLYGFITRSRPLFFELEHTVKRNELQFADLWKNGEAPGWERGKDIEDDAMINLNEFFKWEDLTYLGLDRLKMALQAIGMKCGGTLEERAQRLFACKEDKNKENERKRLMYNQKDRDIALLEYKITKLAELVDDQIYETKINLQRKQARYMVDESEDDSMDEIESDDDDGIPYNPKNLPLGYDGKPIPYWLYKLHQLHFTYECEICGNYKYNGPKAFQNHFSEWRHAHGMRCLGIPNTAHFANITKIEDALVLWDKVKEQTFSKMWVPANEEEFEDSRGNILSKKVYLDLQKQGLL from the exons ATGGAAACAATTTTCGAAATCCAACGCCGCCTGCACGAGGAATGCGACCGGCTGGTGATGTCAATGTCGGAGGAGCTTCAAACGCCGAAAAAGACG ACCAAGGAAAAGGTACTGGCGGATCATCGAATCAAAATTTACCTGGAACGGTATCAGAGCTGCAGCCGGTCACTGCTCGAACTGTACCAGGACAAGGACGGCGAACGGAAGCAGGAGATTACGAACATGAGCGTGAACGAGTTTAAGGAGTTTTACAGTCAGTTCAACTCGCTGGTAGAGTTTCACCAGAACCATGGGAATAATGTGGCCGTTCCGGCTTCGATCGAGTTCGCTAAGCTGCGAGAGCAGTTGAATGATCCGGGGTATCTGGCGGAGATGGTCAAGTTTAGCGATGTGGAGAACTACGGACAGTATCTGGATCTTCACGAGTGCTACGACAATTACATCAATCTGAAGGGTATCGATAAGCTGGATTACATTACGTATCTGTCGGAGTTTAATAGGTTTTCTGAAGTACcgaaaaagcagaaaaatttaaaGTATAAAAAATATCTGGAACTGTTACATGATTATCTGTACGGGTTCATCACCAGAAGTAGGCCGTTGTTTTTCGAGCTGGAGCATACGGTAAAGAGGAACGAGCTGCAGTTTGCGGATCTGTGGAAGAACGGCGAAGCACCCGGTTGGGAACGGGGCAAGGATATAGAGGATGATGCTATGATTAATCTTAACGAATTTTTCAAGTGGGAGGATTTGACCTATCTAGGGTTGGATCGGTTGAAAATGGCTCTGCAG GCAATTGGCATGAAATGTGGCGGAACGCTGGAGGAACGAGCCCAGCGCCTTTTCGCATGCAAAGAGGACAAAAACAAGGAAAACGAACGTAAACGGTTGATGTACAACCAAAAGGACAGGGACATTGCTTTGTTGGAATACAAGATCACCAAACTGGCCGAACTGGTTGATGATCAGATATACGAGACGAAGATTAATCTGCAGCGAAAACAGGCCCGCTATATGGTGGATGAAAGTGAAGATGACAGTATGGACGAGATTGAATCGGACGACGATGATGGTATTCCGTACAATCCGAAGAATCTTCCACTTGGTTACGATGGTAAACCAATTCCCTACTGGTTGTACAAGCTGCACCAGTTGCACTTTACCTACGAGTGTGAAATTTGTGGCAATTATAAGTATAACGGACCGAAGGCCTTCCAGAATCACTTTTCCGAGTGGCGACACGCACACGGAATGCGTTGCTTGGGAATCCCGAATACGGCTCACTTTGCCAATATAACGAAGATCGAAGATGCGCTCGTCCTGTGGGATAAGGTTAAGGAGCAAACATTCTCCAAAATGTGGGTCCCAGCGAACGAGGAGGAATTTGAGGACTCACGGGGCAACATTCTCAGCAAGAAGGTGTATCTTGATCTGCAGAAGCAGGGTCTGCTTTAA